A DNA window from Brenneria izadpanahii contains the following coding sequences:
- a CDS encoding SprT family zinc-dependent metalloprotease, which produces MNTPRIPIAHHQAVMRCLREKLQQANLTLNADYPEPAVNYQQRGSIAGTAWLQQWEIRLNPVLLQENQQTFIDEVVPHELAHLLVFARFGKVAPHGKEWRWMMETVLRTPARRTHQFAVKSVQGKTFPYQCGCQQHQLTVRRHNRVLRGETEYRCRHCGKTLRLVITNSV; this is translated from the coding sequence ATGAATACACCAAGAATTCCCATCGCTCACCATCAGGCCGTAATGCGTTGCCTGCGTGAAAAACTCCAGCAGGCCAATCTTACCCTGAACGCCGACTATCCCGAACCTGCCGTAAATTATCAGCAACGCGGTTCCATCGCCGGCACCGCCTGGCTGCAGCAATGGGAAATCCGGCTAAATCCCGTTTTATTGCAGGAAAACCAGCAAACCTTTATTGATGAGGTTGTGCCGCATGAATTGGCTCATCTGTTAGTCTTCGCACGCTTTGGCAAAGTCGCGCCGCATGGCAAAGAGTGGCGCTGGATGATGGAGACCGTGTTACGGACGCCGGCCAGACGAACGCACCAGTTTGCGGTGAAATCCGTCCAGGGCAAAACTTTCCCCTACCAGTGCGGCTGTCAGCAGCATCAGTTAACCGTGCGTCGTCATAATCGAGTGCTCCGCGGCGAAACAGAATATCGCTGCCGGCATTGCGGTAAAACATTACGTTTAGTCATAACAAATTCTGTTTAA
- a CDS encoding YqgE/AlgH family protein, producing MNLQHHFLIAMPALQDPVFKRSVVYICEHNEDGAMGLIINKPMEQFTVENVLKKLKINPTPRDPSIKLDKPVFSGGPLADDRGFILHTPCSGFGSSISISEDTMITTSKDVLETLGTADQPENMLVALGYSAWDEGQLESELLDNTWLTTPADKEILFHTPIAERWRAAAKKLGVDIHNIATEAGHA from the coding sequence ATGAATTTACAGCATCACTTTCTCATTGCCATGCCAGCACTCCAAGATCCGGTATTTAAGCGTTCGGTGGTCTACATCTGCGAACATAACGAAGACGGCGCCATGGGATTGATCATCAACAAGCCCATGGAACAGTTTACTGTCGAAAATGTGCTGAAAAAATTGAAGATAAATCCGACTCCGCGCGATCCGTCGATCAAACTGGACAAGCCGGTTTTTTCCGGCGGACCGCTGGCTGACGATCGCGGGTTCATCCTGCATACGCCTTGCTCTGGTTTTGGCTCCAGCATCAGCATTTCCGAGGACACCATGATCACCACGTCGAAAGACGTGCTGGAAACATTGGGCACCGCGGATCAGCCGGAAAATATGCTGGTGGCGTTGGGCTACTCCGCCTGGGATGAAGGCCAACTCGAAAGCGAATTGCTGGACAATACCTGGCTCACCACGCCGGCGGATAAAGAGATACTGTTCCACACGCCCATTGCCGAACGCTGGCGGGCGGCGGCCAAAAAGCTGGGCGTGGATATTCATAATATCGCAACGGAAGCGGGACACGCCTGA
- the speA gene encoding biosynthetic arginine decarboxylase, producing the protein MSDDMIHQDSSATGKHENLRSMQEVAMNDQNASEMLRTYNIAWWGNNYYDVNELGHISVCPDPDVPEARVDLAKLVKELQEENHQRLPALFCFPQILQHRLRSINAAFKRARESFGYEGGYFLVYPIKVNQHRRVIESLVNSGEPMGLEAGSKAELMAVLGHAGMTRTVIVCNGYKDREYIRLALVGEKLGHKVYLVIEKMSEIKLVLEEAERLNVVPRLGVRARLASQGSGKWQSSGGEKSKFGLAAAQVLQLVEMLRAAGRLDSLQLLHFHLGSQLANIRDIATGVRESARFYVELHKLGVNIQCFDVGGGLGVDYEGTRSQSDCSVNYGLNEYANNVIWGIGDACNEYGLPHPTVITESGRAVTAHHTVLVSNIIGVERNEFSEPSVPDDDAPRALESLWSTWLEIKQPGNRRSLREWLHDSQMDLHDVHTQYTHGMLDLTQRAKAEQLYLSICQKIQQQLDPSNRAHRPIIDELQERMADKLYVNFSLFQSMPDAWGIDQLFPVMPLEGLNKQPDRRAVLLDITCDSDGSIDHYIDGDGIATTMPMPPYDPDNPPLLGFFMVGAYQEILGNMHNLFGDTATVDVFVFQDGSVEIDESDEGNTVADMLEYVQLDPEVLMARFRDQVKATNLDTDLQTQFLEEFETGLYGYTYLEDE; encoded by the coding sequence ATGTCTGACGACATGATTCATCAAGACTCGTCAGCGACGGGTAAACATGAAAACTTGCGCTCTATGCAGGAGGTTGCCATGAATGACCAGAATGCCAGCGAAATGCTTCGTACTTATAATATTGCCTGGTGGGGTAATAATTATTACGACGTTAATGAATTAGGGCATATCAGCGTCTGTCCGGATCCCGATGTGCCGGAAGCGCGCGTCGATCTGGCCAAATTGGTTAAAGAGCTGCAGGAAGAGAATCATCAACGCTTGCCGGCGCTGTTCTGTTTTCCGCAAATTCTTCAGCACCGTTTGCGCTCCATTAATGCGGCGTTTAAACGGGCGCGCGAATCGTTTGGCTATGAGGGCGGTTACTTTCTGGTTTACCCCATCAAGGTCAATCAACATCGCCGTGTGATTGAATCATTGGTCAACTCCGGCGAACCCATGGGATTGGAAGCGGGTTCAAAGGCGGAGCTAATGGCGGTGCTGGGCCACGCCGGAATGACGCGTACGGTGATTGTCTGCAACGGCTACAAAGACCGTGAATACATCCGTTTGGCGTTGGTGGGCGAAAAACTGGGGCACAAAGTATATCTGGTCATTGAAAAAATGTCCGAGATTAAGCTGGTGCTGGAGGAAGCGGAGCGTCTGAACGTGGTGCCCCGTCTTGGCGTTCGCGCCCGGCTGGCTTCCCAGGGATCCGGTAAATGGCAGTCCAGCGGCGGTGAAAAATCCAAATTCGGCCTGGCGGCGGCGCAGGTATTGCAATTAGTTGAAATGCTGCGTGCGGCCGGCCGGCTGGATAGCCTGCAACTTCTGCATTTCCATCTTGGCTCCCAGTTGGCGAATATCCGTGATATCGCCACCGGGGTCCGTGAGTCGGCCCGTTTCTACGTTGAGTTGCACAAGCTGGGCGTCAACATTCAGTGCTTCGACGTCGGCGGCGGCTTAGGGGTGGATTATGAAGGAACCCGCTCTCAGTCGGACTGTTCGGTAAACTACGGTCTGAATGAATATGCCAACAACGTGATTTGGGGCATTGGCGATGCCTGCAACGAATATGGGTTGCCGCATCCGACGGTGATCACCGAGTCGGGCAGGGCGGTAACGGCGCATCACACCGTATTGGTCTCCAATATTATCGGGGTGGAGCGTAATGAATTCAGCGAGCCCTCCGTCCCTGATGACGATGCGCCGCGCGCGTTGGAAAGCCTGTGGTCGACCTGGCTGGAAATTAAACAGCCCGGCAACCGCCGCTCTCTGCGCGAATGGCTGCATGACAGCCAGATGGATCTGCATGATGTGCATACCCAATATACGCACGGTATGCTGGATTTAACCCAGCGGGCGAAAGCGGAACAGCTTTATTTAAGTATTTGTCAGAAAATTCAGCAGCAGTTGGATCCCAGTAATCGCGCCCACCGGCCGATTATTGATGAACTGCAAGAGCGCATGGCCGATAAGCTGTACGTCAATTTTTCGCTTTTCCAATCTATGCCGGACGCATGGGGAATCGACCAACTGTTTCCGGTGATGCCGCTGGAAGGGCTGAATAAACAACCCGATCGTCGTGCGGTGCTGCTGGATATTACCTGTGACTCGGATGGTTCCATCGATCATTACATTGATGGCGATGGTATCGCGACAACGATGCCGATGCCGCCGTACGATCCCGATAATCCGCCTTTATTGGGGTTTTTCATGGTCGGCGCGTACCAGGAGATTCTGGGGAACATGCATAACCTGTTTGGCGACACCGCTACCGTCGATGTCTTCGTTTTTCAGGATGGCTCCGTCGAGATTGACGAGTCGGACGAAGGGAACACGGTCGCCGATATGTTGGAGTATGTTCAGCTCGATCCCGAAGTATTGATGGCCCGTTTCCGCGATCAGGTAAAAGCGACCAACCTGGATACGGATCTTCAGACACAGTTCCTGGAAGAGTTTGAAACCGGTCTCTATGGGTATACCTATTTAGAGGACGAATAA
- the rsmE gene encoding 16S rRNA (uracil(1498)-N(3))-methyltransferase: MRIPRIFHPETLPVTGGEVELSEDAANHVGRVLRMNSGQPLQLFDGSNHIFDAEIIQADKKSVRVRFTEGKLEDKESPLHLHLGQVMSRGEKMEFTIQKSIELGVNIITPLLSERCGVKLDADRLEKKIGQWRKIAIAACEQCGRNRLPEVRPVMTLESWCAEQDPALKLNLHPRATQSINTLPLPVNQVRLLIGPEGGLSSHEISMTSEYGFTDILLGPRVLRTETTALTAITALQVRFGDLG, from the coding sequence ATGCGAATACCGCGCATTTTTCATCCTGAAACGCTGCCGGTCACCGGCGGTGAAGTTGAACTGAGCGAAGATGCGGCCAACCATGTTGGACGTGTTTTGCGGATGAATAGCGGGCAGCCGCTACAATTATTCGATGGCAGTAATCATATCTTTGACGCCGAAATTATTCAGGCGGACAAAAAAAGTGTGCGCGTACGCTTCACAGAAGGTAAGTTGGAAGACAAAGAGTCGCCGTTGCACCTGCACCTTGGGCAAGTCATGTCCCGCGGCGAAAAAATGGAATTCACCATTCAGAAGTCCATTGAACTGGGCGTGAATATTATTACGCCTCTGCTTTCTGAACGCTGCGGTGTAAAATTAGACGCGGACCGCCTGGAGAAAAAAATTGGCCAATGGCGGAAAATTGCGATAGCCGCCTGCGAACAGTGCGGCCGCAATCGCCTGCCGGAAGTGCGCCCGGTCATGACGCTGGAAAGCTGGTGCGCCGAACAGGATCCGGCGTTAAAACTCAACCTGCATCCACGAGCCACGCAAAGCATAAATACCTTGCCGTTGCCGGTAAATCAGGTTCGGTTGTTGATTGGCCCGGAGGGAGGTCTTTCCTCCCATGAAATTTCGATGACCTCAGAGTACGGATTTACCGATATCCTTTTGGGGCCACGCGTATTGCGTACAGAAACCACAGCGCTCACCGCGATTACTGCCTTACAGGTACGTTTCGGCGATCTGGGGTAA
- the endA gene encoding deoxyribonuclease I produces the protein MLRKTLAIASVGLGLVSAAAFSQNINNFTQAKAAAVEVNQGAPGTFYCGCEIKWQGKKGIPDLASCGYQVRKSELRANRIEWEHVVPAWQFGHQRQCWQNGGRKNCSKDPVYREMETDLHNLQPAIGEVNADRGNFMYSQWNGGQSAYGQCEMKIDFKNKLAEPPARARGAIARTYFYMRDRYHLRLSRQQTQLFEVWDKQFPVTQWECTRDQRIAAKQGNHNPYVQQACQQ, from the coding sequence ATGCTGCGCAAAACACTCGCTATCGCATCTGTTGGGCTTGGTCTGGTTTCCGCCGCCGCCTTTAGTCAAAACATTAATAACTTCACTCAGGCAAAAGCCGCCGCTGTAGAAGTCAACCAGGGAGCGCCGGGAACGTTTTATTGCGGTTGTGAAATCAAATGGCAGGGGAAAAAAGGCATTCCCGATCTCGCCTCCTGCGGTTATCAGGTAAGAAAAAGCGAACTGCGCGCCAACCGCATTGAGTGGGAACACGTCGTCCCCGCCTGGCAATTCGGTCATCAGCGCCAGTGCTGGCAAAATGGCGGTAGAAAGAATTGCAGTAAAGACCCGGTATACCGTGAAATGGAAACCGACTTGCATAACCTGCAACCCGCCATCGGCGAGGTCAACGCCGATCGCGGTAATTTCATGTACAGCCAATGGAACGGCGGGCAATCCGCGTACGGCCAGTGCGAAATGAAGATCGACTTCAAAAACAAATTGGCGGAGCCGCCCGCCCGCGCCCGCGGAGCCATCGCCCGCACCTATTTTTACATGCGGGATCGTTACCATTTGCGTCTATCCAGACAGCAAACTCAATTGTTTGAAGTCTGGGACAAACAATTCCCCGTCACGCAATGGGAATGTACCCGCGATCAACGCATCGCCGCGAAACAAGGGAATCATAACCCTTACGTTCAACAGGCTTGCCAGCAATAG
- the mpl gene encoding UDP-N-acetylmuramate:L-alanyl-gamma-D-glutamyl-meso-diaminopimelate ligase has protein sequence MRIHILGICGTFMGGLAMLARSLGHQVTGSDANVYPPMSTLLEEQGITLIQGYDPAQLEPPPDLVIVGNAMTRGNPCVEAMLEQGLPYISGPQWLHDYVLRDRWVIAVAGTHGKTTTAGMVAWILEDCGYKPGFVIGGVPGNFTVSARLGDSPFMVIEADEYDCAFFDKRSKFVHYCPRTLLLNNLEFDHADIFDDLKAIQKQFHHLVRLVPGSGKIILPTNDIHLKQTMAMGCWSEQELVGEDGVWNAKKVSTDASEYQVYLNGELVGEVHWSLVGEHNMHNGLMAIAAAHHVGVLPADACRALGGFINARRRLELRGTAHGVNVYDDFAHHPTAILATLAALRGKVGGTARILAVLEPRSNTMKMGICKNELAPSLGRADEVFLFQPQHIPWQVSEVAESCVQPAHWSSDIDTLVDMIVKEAQPGDHILVMSNGGFGNIHNKLLDALRAKAPADTEADK, from the coding sequence ATGCGTATTCACATTTTAGGTATCTGCGGTACCTTTATGGGGGGGCTGGCAATGTTGGCTCGTTCATTAGGGCATCAGGTCACCGGTTCAGATGCAAACGTTTATCCCCCCATGAGTACCTTACTGGAAGAACAGGGAATCACGCTGATTCAAGGATACGATCCCGCCCAGTTAGAACCTCCTCCCGATCTGGTTATCGTCGGCAATGCGATGACACGCGGCAACCCTTGCGTCGAAGCCATGCTGGAACAAGGGCTTCCCTATATCTCCGGTCCGCAGTGGCTGCACGATTATGTCTTGCGCGATCGCTGGGTGATTGCGGTTGCCGGTACGCACGGCAAAACCACGACGGCGGGCATGGTCGCCTGGATCCTTGAAGATTGCGGTTACAAGCCGGGCTTCGTCATTGGCGGCGTACCGGGGAACTTCACCGTCTCGGCGCGTTTAGGCGATAGCCCGTTCATGGTGATCGAAGCTGATGAGTATGACTGCGCCTTTTTTGATAAGCGTTCCAAATTCGTCCACTACTGCCCGCGCACGCTGCTCCTCAACAACCTCGAATTCGATCATGCCGATATCTTTGATGACCTGAAAGCCATTCAGAAACAGTTCCATCATCTGGTACGTCTGGTTCCCGGCAGCGGAAAAATCATCCTTCCCACCAATGATATCCATCTCAAGCAAACCATGGCGATGGGCTGCTGGAGCGAACAGGAATTGGTCGGTGAAGACGGGGTGTGGAATGCGAAAAAAGTTTCGACCGATGCCAGCGAATATCAGGTTTACCTAAATGGCGAACTGGTCGGCGAAGTGCACTGGAGCCTGGTCGGCGAACACAATATGCATAACGGGCTGATGGCCATCGCCGCGGCGCATCACGTCGGCGTACTGCCTGCCGACGCCTGCCGCGCATTAGGCGGTTTCATTAATGCCCGCCGCCGTCTTGAGTTACGCGGAACGGCGCACGGCGTAAATGTTTATGATGATTTCGCCCACCACCCTACGGCGATCCTGGCGACCTTGGCGGCGCTGCGAGGAAAAGTGGGGGGAACCGCCCGTATCCTGGCGGTGCTTGAACCGCGTTCCAACACCATGAAGATGGGCATATGTAAAAACGAACTTGCGCCATCGCTGGGGCGCGCCGATGAAGTGTTCCTATTTCAGCCGCAGCATATTCCCTGGCAGGTTTCCGAGGTGGCTGAATCGTGCGTGCAACCCGCACATTGGAGCTCCGACATCGATACGCTGGTCGATATGATCGTAAAAGAGGCTCAGCCGGGCGATCATATATTAGTGATGAGTAACGGCGGGTTCGGCAACATCCACAATAAACTGCTGGATGCATTGCGGGCTAAAGCGCCGGCGGACACCGAGGCGGATAAATAG
- the gshB gene encoding glutathione synthase — protein sequence MIKLGIVMDPIDAINIKKDTSFAMLLEAQRRGWELHYMEMNDLYLHSGVARATTRRLNVQYDYDGWYDFSGEQDIALEELDVILMRKDPPFDTEFIYATYILERAEEQGTLIVNKPQSLRDCNEKLFTAWFSHLTPDTLVTRSADKLRQFHQKHGDVILKPLDGMGGASIFRLKEDDANVSVIIETLTEHASRYCMAQNYLPAIKEGDKRVLVVDGEPVPYCLARIPKSGETRGNLAAGGRGEARPLSDSDWQIANEIAPTLKQKGLIFVGLDIIGDRLTEINVTSPTCVREIEAAYPDISITGMLMDAIKKRLAARNS from the coding sequence ATGATCAAACTCGGTATCGTGATGGATCCTATCGACGCCATCAATATCAAGAAAGACACCAGTTTCGCCATGTTGCTGGAAGCACAGCGCCGTGGTTGGGAATTGCACTACATGGAGATGAACGATCTCTATCTTCATTCCGGCGTTGCCCGCGCCACCACCCGTCGCCTGAACGTGCAGTACGACTACGACGGCTGGTATGATTTCTCCGGTGAGCAGGACATCGCGCTGGAAGAGCTGGATGTTATTCTGATGCGTAAGGATCCGCCGTTCGATACGGAGTTCATTTACGCCACCTACATCCTGGAACGCGCGGAAGAACAAGGAACGCTGATCGTCAATAAGCCGCAGAGCCTGCGCGACTGCAACGAAAAACTCTTCACCGCCTGGTTCTCCCACCTGACGCCGGATACCCTGGTTACCCGTAGCGCGGACAAACTGCGCCAATTCCATCAGAAACATGGCGACGTCATCCTGAAACCGCTGGATGGCATGGGGGGCGCCTCCATTTTCCGTCTGAAAGAGGATGACGCCAACGTCTCGGTTATCATTGAAACGCTGACCGAACATGCCAGCCGTTATTGCATGGCGCAAAACTATCTGCCCGCGATTAAAGAGGGCGATAAACGCGTACTGGTGGTTGATGGAGAGCCCGTTCCCTACTGCCTGGCCCGCATTCCCAAAAGCGGAGAGACGCGCGGCAACCTGGCGGCCGGGGGACGAGGAGAAGCCCGCCCGCTAAGCGATAGCGACTGGCAGATTGCGAACGAAATCGCACCCACGCTGAAGCAGAAAGGCCTGATTTTTGTCGGTCTGGATATCATTGGCGATCGCCTGACCGAGATCAACGTCACCAGCCCAACCTGCGTACGTGAGATTGAAGCCGCTTATCCGGATATCTCCATCACCGGAATGCTTATGGACGCGATTAAGAAACGTCTGGCTGCGCGTAACAGCTAA
- the fbp gene encoding class 1 fructose-bisphosphatase — MKTLGEFIVEKQHDFSHATGELTALLSAIKLGAKIIHRDINKAGLVDILGTSGISNVQGEVQMKLDLYANEKLKAALKARGEVAGIASEEEDEIVIFDGERAENAKYVVLMDPLDGSSNIDVNVSVGTIFSIYRRITPLGIPVTEDDFLQPGNKQVAAGYIVYGSSTMLVYTTGHGVHAFTYDPSLGVFCLSHEKVRFPEKGNMYSINEGNYIKFPMGVKKYIKYCQEQDESTLRPYTSRYIGSLVADFHRNLLKGGIYLYPSTASYPKGKLRLLYECNPMAFLAEQAGGKASDGKNRILDITPEKLHQRSPFFVGMESMVNDVERFISEFSDE, encoded by the coding sequence ATGAAAACGTTAGGCGAATTTATCGTCGAAAAACAGCACGATTTCTCTCATGCCACCGGTGAGCTTACCGCGCTGCTCTCTGCTATCAAACTGGGCGCCAAAATTATCCATCGCGATATTAACAAGGCGGGCCTGGTTGATATTTTAGGTACCAGCGGTATTTCCAATGTTCAGGGCGAAGTACAGATGAAACTTGATCTGTATGCCAATGAAAAATTGAAAGCCGCTTTAAAAGCGCGTGGTGAAGTTGCAGGTATTGCCTCTGAAGAAGAGGATGAAATAGTTATCTTTGACGGCGAACGGGCTGAAAACGCGAAATATGTCGTTTTGATGGATCCGCTGGACGGCTCCTCCAACATTGATGTTAACGTATCCGTCGGCACGATATTCTCTATTTACCGACGCATCACCCCGCTGGGGATCCCGGTAACGGAAGATGATTTTCTACAGCCGGGTAATAAGCAGGTTGCCGCCGGCTACATCGTTTATGGATCCTCCACCATGCTGGTGTACACCACGGGGCACGGCGTGCATGCTTTTACCTACGATCCGTCTCTCGGCGTATTCTGTCTGTCTCATGAAAAGGTCCGCTTCCCGGAAAAAGGGAATATGTACTCCATCAACGAAGGGAACTACATCAAGTTTCCTATGGGGGTGAAGAAATACATTAAGTACTGCCAGGAGCAAGATGAATCGACGTTGCGCCCGTATACTTCACGTTATATCGGCTCTTTGGTCGCGGATTTCCATCGCAACCTGCTGAAAGGCGGGATTTATCTCTATCCAAGCACGGCAAGTTACCCGAAAGGCAAACTGCGTTTGTTGTACGAATGCAATCCGATGGCTTTCCTGGCAGAACAGGCGGGCGGTAAAGCCAGCGATGGTAAAAACCGCATTCTGGATATTACGCCAGAGAAGCTGCACCAGCGTTCGCCTTTCTTTGTGGGGATGGAATCAATGGTTAATGATGTCGAGCGCTTTATCAGCGAGTTTTCCGACGAGTAA
- the ruvX gene encoding Holliday junction resolvase RuvX codes for MANRTILAFDFGTKSIGVAIGQEITRTARPLASFKAQDGIPDWQKVEKLLSEWQPSLVVVGLPLNMDGTEQPLTARARKFANRLHGRFGVQIALHDERLSTVEARAGLFERGGFRALDKGSVDAASAVIILESWFAGQSQ; via the coding sequence ATGGCAAATCGCACCATTCTGGCTTTTGATTTCGGAACCAAAAGCATCGGGGTCGCCATCGGCCAGGAGATAACGCGCACGGCTCGTCCGTTAGCATCGTTCAAAGCTCAGGACGGCATACCCGACTGGCAAAAAGTGGAAAAATTATTGTCTGAATGGCAGCCGTCGCTGGTCGTGGTAGGACTGCCGCTCAATATGGATGGTACGGAACAGCCGCTGACCGCCAGAGCGCGGAAATTCGCCAATCGCCTGCATGGCCGCTTCGGCGTGCAGATCGCGCTGCATGACGAACGCTTGAGCACGGTAGAAGCGCGCGCCGGCCTTTTTGAACGCGGCGGCTTTCGAGCGCTGGATAAAGGCAGCGTTGACGCGGCATCGGCCGTCATTATTTTGGAAAGCTGGTTTGCAGGACAAAGCCAGTAA
- the metK gene encoding methionine adenosyltransferase yields MAKHLFTSESVSEGHPDKIADQISDAVLDAILEQDPKARVACETYVKTGMVLVGGEITTSAWVDIEEITRRTVRDIGYVNSEMGFDANSCAVLSAIGKQSPDINQGVDRSDPLEQGAGDQGLMFGYATNETDVLMPAPITYAHRLVQRQSEVRKNGTLPWLRPDAKSQVTFLYDDGKIAGIDAVVLSTQHSEEISQKDLHDAVMEEIIKPVLPAEWLSAGTKFFINPTGRFVIGGPMGDCGLTGRKIIVDTYGGAARHGGGAFSGKDPSKVDRSAAYAARYVAKNIVAAGLADRCEIQVSYAIGVAEPTSIMIETFGTEKIPTEKLTLLVREFFDLRPYGLIQMLDLLHPIYQDTAAYGHFGREHFPWEKTDKAAQLREAAGL; encoded by the coding sequence ATGGCTAAACACCTTTTTACGTCCGAGTCTGTCTCTGAGGGACACCCGGATAAAATTGCGGATCAGATCTCCGATGCCGTCCTTGACGCCATCCTGGAACAGGATCCTAAGGCGCGTGTCGCCTGTGAGACTTACGTAAAAACCGGTATGGTGTTAGTCGGTGGTGAAATCACGACCAGCGCCTGGGTAGATATTGAAGAGATTACCCGCCGTACTGTGCGCGATATTGGTTACGTTAATTCCGAAATGGGTTTTGATGCCAACTCCTGCGCGGTACTGAGCGCTATTGGCAAGCAATCGCCCGATATCAATCAGGGCGTAGACCGCAGCGATCCGTTGGAGCAAGGCGCGGGCGACCAGGGGCTGATGTTTGGTTATGCGACCAACGAAACAGATGTCCTGATGCCGGCGCCGATCACCTACGCGCATCGTCTGGTTCAGCGTCAATCTGAAGTGCGCAAAAACGGAACGCTGCCCTGGCTGCGTCCGGATGCGAAAAGTCAGGTTACATTCCTGTATGACGACGGCAAAATCGCCGGTATTGACGCCGTAGTCCTGTCCACGCAGCATTCTGAAGAGATCTCTCAGAAAGATCTGCATGACGCGGTAATGGAAGAGATCATCAAGCCGGTTCTTCCTGCTGAATGGCTTTCCGCCGGCACCAAATTCTTCATTAACCCGACCGGCCGTTTCGTTATCGGCGGCCCGATGGGGGACTGCGGTCTAACCGGTCGTAAAATTATTGTAGATACCTACGGCGGCGCGGCGCGTCACGGCGGTGGGGCATTCTCCGGTAAGGATCCGTCAAAAGTGGACCGTTCCGCCGCTTATGCCGCACGCTATGTGGCGAAAAACATCGTTGCCGCCGGCCTGGCGGATCGCTGTGAGATTCAGGTCTCTTACGCTATCGGCGTTGCCGAGCCGACGTCCATCATGATCGAGACTTTCGGCACGGAAAAAATCCCGACCGAAAAACTGACGCTGCTAGTGCGCGAGTTCTTCGATCTGCGCCCGTACGGTTTAATCCAGATGCTGGATCTGCTGCATCCGATCTACCAGGATACCGCGGCTTACGGCCACTTCGGCCGTGAGCACTTCCCGTGGGAAAAAACCGATAAAGCCGCGCAATTGCGCGAAGCCGCCGGGTTGTAA
- a CDS encoding LuxR C-terminal-related transcriptional regulator codes for MDVRIFSKCSFTTVGLQEILSSIPAFSVRPSTRFTLSQGKTTCIFIIDGSSEGFEEYYESVRTLFYNMTLAFVIINNSPRHDPVCIDDKTVLISKSSPIDVLYSFLDFILTHNKNALTPVRLSKSEYAIFQYWIAGYSVDIISEIIGLNKKSVLNSKSRLLNKYGVQDKNSLLLIAKILFRDNPIDELPYSAEPTEDSDALDSLA; via the coding sequence ATGGATGTCAGAATTTTCAGCAAATGCAGTTTCACAACCGTAGGCTTGCAAGAAATCCTTTCCAGCATTCCTGCGTTCTCGGTGAGACCCTCTACCAGGTTTACCCTTTCTCAGGGAAAGACAACCTGTATCTTTATCATTGACGGCAGCAGTGAAGGATTTGAGGAATATTACGAATCCGTCAGGACGCTTTTTTATAATATGACGTTGGCATTCGTTATCATCAATAATTCCCCTCGCCATGATCCTGTGTGTATTGATGACAAAACGGTTCTTATTTCCAAGTCATCACCAATAGACGTTCTTTATAGTTTCCTGGATTTCATACTTACACATAACAAAAATGCCCTCACGCCAGTCAGACTATCCAAATCAGAGTACGCCATTTTTCAGTATTGGATTGCGGGCTACAGCGTAGATATCATCTCGGAAATCATTGGTCTGAATAAAAAGTCCGTATTGAACAGCAAATCAAGATTATTGAATAAATATGGCGTTCAGGACAAAAATTCACTGCTGCTCATCGCTAAGATTCTCTTTAGGGATAACCCCATTGATGAATTGCCTTATTCGGCCGAGCCGACGGAAGATAGCGACGCGCTGGACTCACTGGCGTAA